A window of the Eleutherodactylus coqui strain aEleCoq1 chromosome 8, aEleCoq1.hap1, whole genome shotgun sequence genome harbors these coding sequences:
- the CCP110 gene encoding centriolar coiled-coil protein of 110 kDa isoform X2, giving the protein MQQYRQKAIELNEKRLNSKKRSLLHRVQEILDTVQVKTVPTIESNAENETANQTPHPKNMNGFAILPNALHFPVFSSQNGPAKFEKSVEDLISKKELKPTEKIPTKVCKDCVPVTQNKSPVANTDSTESTDSSIPETSLGDIPPTSKDAPDPYVMSLQNLLKKSREYIEQSKRNMKGSSKGSSTESHSDKENDTIKISESIKEKTRLAHRSRSCSPLMVDKPTLNKSNTLLQAALSQGQNSSALPTFSKVDIPSRTETSSGADESDEELLRCGYMLEYESNMIRSLTGSYAKLPSPEPSLSPKMHRRRPRPLSAGNIVINLPVNAYDLSPKEKGKMMGLMHLETNAKTSISEFVPKDIDKVIVSSMKRHSFSEKIDFVPNLNRYSRSNLVGSKTDPDNRVSNSRTVADGHYPPMCKGVQCSSPCSATTLEGNASSQHVDHLTRTSENIHKPYVPLEVGKRNSPAELNKSYDVETPSPILMQSQSTNQASDTPSLSSVRGQHIEDPLDVQVKRRLDLDLESTLSEHLSVPSEEEKRWLHERRSPSGSLNASKSEMLLNSTLEDNLKKKVLAFEEMRKKLEEQHAYQLSLLIAEQEREQERLQREFEEEGRRLRIKDGDLPSVQGGLDSSRMRSDWINGSESSPSESHLDKIHSVSAVGSHVAPPQHSYGSTVESLYSHWGSAESRAPKISASRSLNRPKTRWSQVYSPQMQRKFNKVTALAKGFLTRRIMQAEKLKNLKQTVKDTAEFIKTFRTEVQPSRGLVSAQDVSLQERVVAQLRAAQYEIHDIFFAMDVAERMNILAHDRELRREKMLRQMEKIKSPRDRVTLSSATQKSLDRKKLCRAVEIGMSNRKLIPKPKAFDSRILQPSQGQNAPINKLLSRQGSFCKKNPKKEAKCCDNLRRQHSLG; this is encoded by the exons atgcAGCAATACCGACAGAAGGCCATTGAGCTGAATGAGAAGAGGCTGAACAGCAAGAAGAGATCCTTACTGCACCGAGTACAGGAGATACTGGACACTGTTCAG gtGAAGACCGTTCCGACGATCGAGTCCAATGCAGAGAACGAAACTGCAAATCAAACCCCTCACCCCAAAAACATGAATGGCTTTGCAATTCTTCCTAATGCACTTCACTTTCCTGTGTTCTCTTCCCAAAATGGCCCAGCAAAGTTTGAGAAATCAGTGGAAGACCTGATTTCCAAAAAGGAGCTAAAACCTACAGAGAAGATCCCTACGAAGGTATGTAAAGACTGTGTGCCTGTGACCCAGAACAAGAGCCCTGTTGCTAACACCGACTCAACGGAGAGCACTGACAGCTCCATTCCAGAAACCTCACTGGGTGATATACCACCTACTTCTAAGGATGCTCCAGATCCATATGTAATGAGCTTACAGAACCTCTTGAAGAAGTCCCGTGAGTACATTGAGCAAAGTAAAAGAAACATGAAAGGCAGCTCAAAGGGAAGTTCGACTGAAAGTCATTCGGACAAggaaaatgataccattaaaattaGTGAGTCCATAAAAGAAAAGACCAGACTTgcacacagaagcagaagctgcAGCCCATTAATGGTTGACAAGCCAACCCTTAATAAGTCCAATACCTTGTTACAAGCTGCCTTATCTCAAGGGCAGAACTCAAGCGCTCTGCCAACCTTCTCTAAAGTAGACATCCCTTCAAGAACAGAAACCTCTTCCGGTGCTGATGAGTCCGATGAAGAACTTCTTCGATGTGGATATATGCTCGAGTATGAAAGTAACATGATTCGAAGCCTTACTGGTTCTTATGCCAAACTACCAAGCCCTGAGCCAAGTTTAAGCCCCAAAATGCACAGGCGGAGACCCCGGCCTCTATCAGCAGGAAATATTGTAATAAACCTCCCCGTTAATGCCTATGATTTAAGCCCCAAAGAGAAGGGTAAAATGATGGGCTTGATGCACCTCGAAACAAATGCAAAaacatcaatttctgaatttgtgCCAAAAGATATCGATAAAGTAATTGTTTCTTCCATGAAAAGACATTCCTTCAGTGAAAAAATAGACTTTGTACCTAATTTGAACAGATACTCAAGAAGTAATCTCGTTGGTTCAAAGACGGACCCTGACAATAGAGTTAGTAACTCAAGAACTGTAGCTGATGGCCATTACCCTCCAATGTGCAAAGGAGTCCAATGTTCAAGTCCTTGCTCTGCAACCACACTGGAGGGGAACGCCTCAAGCCAGCATGTTGACCATCTGACCAGAACATCAGAAAATATACATAAGCCATATGTCCCTTTGGAGGTGGGAAAGCGTAATTCACCTGCGGAACTTAATAAGTCTTATGATGTAGAAACCCCATCTCCTATCTTAATGCAAAGTCAGAGTACAAATCAAGCCTCAGATACACCCAGCTTGTCCTCCGTCAGGGGTCAGCATATTGAGGACCCCCTTGATGTTCAGGTTAAGCGCCGACTTGACTTGGATCTGGAAAGTACTCTGAGTGAACATTTGTCAGTGCCaagtgaagaagagaagaggtggCTCCATGAGAGAAGAAGTCCTAGTGGATCCCTCAATGCATCCAAGAGTGAGATGTTATTGAATAGTACATTAG AGGACAACCTGAAGAAGAAGGTGTTGGCTTTTGAAGAAATGAGGAAGAAACTTGAAGAACAGCACGCTTATCAGCTGTCACTACTGATTGCGGAGCAAGAAAGGGAACAAGAGAGGCTTCAAAGG gagttcgaagaagaagggagaagactgagGATCAAAGATGGTGACCTGCCGTCTGTTCAAGGTGGTCTGGATAGTAGCAGGATGAGGTCTGACTGGATCAATGGAAGTGAAAGCAGTCCATCTGAAAGTCATTTGGACAAAATTCACTCAGTCAGCGCAG TTGGATCACATGTTGCTCCTCCGCAGCATAGTTATGGTTCCACAGTTGAGTCGCTGTACAGTCATTGGGGATCAGCGGAGAGCAGAGCACCAAAAATATCGGCCTCAAGGTCCCTTAACAGGCCGAAAACCAGATGGTCTCAG GTTTACAGTCCACAAATGCAAAGAAAATTTAATAAAGTGACTGCACTGGCCAAAGGCTTCCTTACGCGAAGAATAATGCAGGCGGAGAAGCTGAAGAATCTAAAGCAAACAGTGAAA GATACTGCTGAATTTATTAAAACATTTCGTACTGAAGTTCAGCCAAGCAGAGGACTTGTGTCGGCACAAGATGTTTCATTACAGGAAAGAGTTGTTGCTCAG TTGCGGGCTGCTCAATACGAAATCCACGATATTTTCTTTGCAATGGATGTTGCAGAACGGATGAATATTCTGGCTCATGACCGGGAGCTACGACGAGAGaagatgctcagacagatg GAAAAAATAAAGAGCCCTCGGGACAGGGTGACCTTATCATCAGCAACTCAGAAGTCTCTGGATAGGAAAAAGCTTTGCAG GGCAGTAGAAATTGGAATGTCAAATCGAAAACTAATACCAAAGCCCAAGGCCTTTGATTCCAG AATCCTCCAGCCAAGCCAAGGACAGAATGCACCGATCAATAAACTGCTTTCCAGACAAGG gagtttctgcaaaaaaaatcccAAGAAAGAAGCCAAGTGTTGTGACAATTTACGAAGACAGCATTCTCTGGGATGA
- the CCP110 gene encoding centriolar coiled-coil protein of 110 kDa isoform X1, whose product MEPYEEFYKKQFAGLQGQAITTEPAPAGPERVSVIQFHGVAVLSPLLTVKKREEMQQYRQKAIELNEKRLNSKKRSLLHRVQEILDTVQVKTVPTIESNAENETANQTPHPKNMNGFAILPNALHFPVFSSQNGPAKFEKSVEDLISKKELKPTEKIPTKVCKDCVPVTQNKSPVANTDSTESTDSSIPETSLGDIPPTSKDAPDPYVMSLQNLLKKSREYIEQSKRNMKGSSKGSSTESHSDKENDTIKISESIKEKTRLAHRSRSCSPLMVDKPTLNKSNTLLQAALSQGQNSSALPTFSKVDIPSRTETSSGADESDEELLRCGYMLEYESNMIRSLTGSYAKLPSPEPSLSPKMHRRRPRPLSAGNIVINLPVNAYDLSPKEKGKMMGLMHLETNAKTSISEFVPKDIDKVIVSSMKRHSFSEKIDFVPNLNRYSRSNLVGSKTDPDNRVSNSRTVADGHYPPMCKGVQCSSPCSATTLEGNASSQHVDHLTRTSENIHKPYVPLEVGKRNSPAELNKSYDVETPSPILMQSQSTNQASDTPSLSSVRGQHIEDPLDVQVKRRLDLDLESTLSEHLSVPSEEEKRWLHERRSPSGSLNASKSEMLLNSTLEDNLKKKVLAFEEMRKKLEEQHAYQLSLLIAEQEREQERLQREFEEEGRRLRIKDGDLPSVQGGLDSSRMRSDWINGSESSPSESHLDKIHSVSAVGSHVAPPQHSYGSTVESLYSHWGSAESRAPKISASRSLNRPKTRWSQVYSPQMQRKFNKVTALAKGFLTRRIMQAEKLKNLKQTVKDTAEFIKTFRTEVQPSRGLVSAQDVSLQERVVAQLRAAQYEIHDIFFAMDVAERMNILAHDRELRREKMLRQMEKIKSPRDRVTLSSATQKSLDRKKLCRAVEIGMSNRKLIPKPKAFDSRILQPSQGQNAPINKLLSRQGSFCKKNPKKEAKCCDNLRRQHSLG is encoded by the exons ATGGAGCCATATGAAGAATTTTACAAGAAGCAGTTTGCCGGATTACAAGGACAGGCGATAACGACAGAACCTGCGCCCGCTGGCCCAGAAAGGGTATCTGTCATTCAGTTTCATGGGGTTGCAGTCCTCTCTCCATTG CTCACagtgaagaagagagaagagatgcAGCAATACCGACAGAAGGCCATTGAGCTGAATGAGAAGAGGCTGAACAGCAAGAAGAGATCCTTACTGCACCGAGTACAGGAGATACTGGACACTGTTCAG gtGAAGACCGTTCCGACGATCGAGTCCAATGCAGAGAACGAAACTGCAAATCAAACCCCTCACCCCAAAAACATGAATGGCTTTGCAATTCTTCCTAATGCACTTCACTTTCCTGTGTTCTCTTCCCAAAATGGCCCAGCAAAGTTTGAGAAATCAGTGGAAGACCTGATTTCCAAAAAGGAGCTAAAACCTACAGAGAAGATCCCTACGAAGGTATGTAAAGACTGTGTGCCTGTGACCCAGAACAAGAGCCCTGTTGCTAACACCGACTCAACGGAGAGCACTGACAGCTCCATTCCAGAAACCTCACTGGGTGATATACCACCTACTTCTAAGGATGCTCCAGATCCATATGTAATGAGCTTACAGAACCTCTTGAAGAAGTCCCGTGAGTACATTGAGCAAAGTAAAAGAAACATGAAAGGCAGCTCAAAGGGAAGTTCGACTGAAAGTCATTCGGACAAggaaaatgataccattaaaattaGTGAGTCCATAAAAGAAAAGACCAGACTTgcacacagaagcagaagctgcAGCCCATTAATGGTTGACAAGCCAACCCTTAATAAGTCCAATACCTTGTTACAAGCTGCCTTATCTCAAGGGCAGAACTCAAGCGCTCTGCCAACCTTCTCTAAAGTAGACATCCCTTCAAGAACAGAAACCTCTTCCGGTGCTGATGAGTCCGATGAAGAACTTCTTCGATGTGGATATATGCTCGAGTATGAAAGTAACATGATTCGAAGCCTTACTGGTTCTTATGCCAAACTACCAAGCCCTGAGCCAAGTTTAAGCCCCAAAATGCACAGGCGGAGACCCCGGCCTCTATCAGCAGGAAATATTGTAATAAACCTCCCCGTTAATGCCTATGATTTAAGCCCCAAAGAGAAGGGTAAAATGATGGGCTTGATGCACCTCGAAACAAATGCAAAaacatcaatttctgaatttgtgCCAAAAGATATCGATAAAGTAATTGTTTCTTCCATGAAAAGACATTCCTTCAGTGAAAAAATAGACTTTGTACCTAATTTGAACAGATACTCAAGAAGTAATCTCGTTGGTTCAAAGACGGACCCTGACAATAGAGTTAGTAACTCAAGAACTGTAGCTGATGGCCATTACCCTCCAATGTGCAAAGGAGTCCAATGTTCAAGTCCTTGCTCTGCAACCACACTGGAGGGGAACGCCTCAAGCCAGCATGTTGACCATCTGACCAGAACATCAGAAAATATACATAAGCCATATGTCCCTTTGGAGGTGGGAAAGCGTAATTCACCTGCGGAACTTAATAAGTCTTATGATGTAGAAACCCCATCTCCTATCTTAATGCAAAGTCAGAGTACAAATCAAGCCTCAGATACACCCAGCTTGTCCTCCGTCAGGGGTCAGCATATTGAGGACCCCCTTGATGTTCAGGTTAAGCGCCGACTTGACTTGGATCTGGAAAGTACTCTGAGTGAACATTTGTCAGTGCCaagtgaagaagagaagaggtggCTCCATGAGAGAAGAAGTCCTAGTGGATCCCTCAATGCATCCAAGAGTGAGATGTTATTGAATAGTACATTAG AGGACAACCTGAAGAAGAAGGTGTTGGCTTTTGAAGAAATGAGGAAGAAACTTGAAGAACAGCACGCTTATCAGCTGTCACTACTGATTGCGGAGCAAGAAAGGGAACAAGAGAGGCTTCAAAGG gagttcgaagaagaagggagaagactgagGATCAAAGATGGTGACCTGCCGTCTGTTCAAGGTGGTCTGGATAGTAGCAGGATGAGGTCTGACTGGATCAATGGAAGTGAAAGCAGTCCATCTGAAAGTCATTTGGACAAAATTCACTCAGTCAGCGCAG TTGGATCACATGTTGCTCCTCCGCAGCATAGTTATGGTTCCACAGTTGAGTCGCTGTACAGTCATTGGGGATCAGCGGAGAGCAGAGCACCAAAAATATCGGCCTCAAGGTCCCTTAACAGGCCGAAAACCAGATGGTCTCAG GTTTACAGTCCACAAATGCAAAGAAAATTTAATAAAGTGACTGCACTGGCCAAAGGCTTCCTTACGCGAAGAATAATGCAGGCGGAGAAGCTGAAGAATCTAAAGCAAACAGTGAAA GATACTGCTGAATTTATTAAAACATTTCGTACTGAAGTTCAGCCAAGCAGAGGACTTGTGTCGGCACAAGATGTTTCATTACAGGAAAGAGTTGTTGCTCAG TTGCGGGCTGCTCAATACGAAATCCACGATATTTTCTTTGCAATGGATGTTGCAGAACGGATGAATATTCTGGCTCATGACCGGGAGCTACGACGAGAGaagatgctcagacagatg GAAAAAATAAAGAGCCCTCGGGACAGGGTGACCTTATCATCAGCAACTCAGAAGTCTCTGGATAGGAAAAAGCTTTGCAG GGCAGTAGAAATTGGAATGTCAAATCGAAAACTAATACCAAAGCCCAAGGCCTTTGATTCCAG AATCCTCCAGCCAAGCCAAGGACAGAATGCACCGATCAATAAACTGCTTTCCAGACAAGG gagtttctgcaaaaaaaatcccAAGAAAGAAGCCAAGTGTTGTGACAATTTACGAAGACAGCATTCTCTGGGATGA